A single region of the bacterium genome encodes:
- a CDS encoding NifU family protein, whose translation MEDDIKKALDEIRPSLQADGGDVEYMGMDGNVVKVRLKGACGGCPMATLTLKNGIEAIIKRKVPSVESVKAV comes from the coding sequence ATGGAAGACGATATCAAAAAAGCACTCGATGAAATCAGACCATCCCTCCAGGCTGATGGCGGCGACGTTGAATACATGGGAATGGACGGGAATGTTGTCAAGGTCAGGCTCAAAGGCGCATGCGGCGGCTGCCCCATGGCCACTCTTACTCTGAAGAACGGTATCGAAGCCATCATCAAGAGAAAAGTACCCAGTGTTGAAAGTGTCAAAGCTGTATAA
- the dapF gene encoding diaminopimelate epimerase has translation MQFTKMHGLGNDHIIIDLFKEKIPDPKKIAPRMCDRHFGVGADGLILVGPSERYDFKMRVINSDGSEAEMCGNGIRCLARYVVETGLSDKREFITESLRGPHKQTVFMENGNFAGVRTFMGAPVLRRNLIPMIGKDSEKVVNEELEVDGSVYRITLVNVGNPHCVVFVDNVDTVDLKTVGPKFEHHRLFPNRINTEFVQVLDKNNLRMRVWERGSGETLACGTGATASVVAAILNGHTFDTVTVHLAYGDLIIEWKDHEELYMTGDAHTVFTGVYKI, from the coding sequence ATACAGTTTACCAAAATGCACGGGCTCGGCAACGATCACATCATCATCGACCTGTTCAAGGAAAAGATCCCCGACCCGAAAAAAATCGCGCCGCGCATGTGCGACCGTCACTTCGGAGTCGGCGCCGATGGTCTCATTCTGGTAGGGCCATCGGAGCGGTACGATTTCAAAATGCGGGTGATCAACAGCGACGGCAGCGAGGCGGAGATGTGCGGCAACGGAATCCGCTGTCTCGCACGGTATGTCGTCGAAACTGGTCTGTCCGATAAGCGTGAATTTATCACTGAGAGCCTGAGAGGGCCTCATAAACAGACCGTTTTCATGGAAAACGGCAATTTCGCGGGTGTACGGACATTCATGGGAGCGCCCGTTCTCCGTCGGAATCTTATCCCGATGATCGGCAAGGATTCCGAGAAGGTGGTTAACGAAGAGCTCGAAGTCGACGGCTCCGTTTACCGGATTACGCTCGTCAACGTTGGCAATCCCCACTGCGTCGTATTCGTTGACAATGTCGATACGGTCGATCTGAAGACGGTCGGGCCGAAATTCGAGCATCACCGGCTGTTTCCGAATCGCATCAACACTGAATTCGTGCAGGTGCTCGACAAAAACAACCTCAGAATGCGCGTCTGGGAGCGCGGGAGCGGCGAAACGCTCGCCTGCGGCACCGGTGCTACGGCATCAGTTGTGGCGGCTATTCTCAACGGTCATACGTTCGACACGGTCACCGTTCATCTTGCGTACGGCGACCTTATCATAGAATGGAAAGACCACGAGGAGCTCTATATGACCGGCGACGCACATACCGTATTTACTGGCGTCTACAAAATATAA
- the serS gene encoding serine--tRNA ligase, which translates to MLDIRFIRENADLVKEGARKKRIEVDIDRLLVVDDQRRKLLAESESLKAEKNAASQKIAVLKGDEKAEAIALMKQVSERIKEMDSALESIVAEFNDLMLRVPNPPDDDVPEGADDRDNVEIRRGGTIPDFGFAPRDHVELGELLDIIDIPRGVKLAGARSYILKNEGVLLEYAVLMYALETMVKLGFTPMIVPHLVKDIAMIGTAYFPGGEEQAYACERDGLYLIGTAEVPVTSYHYDEILNEKDLPLHYCGISPCYRREAGTYGKDTKGLYRIHQFQKVEQVIVCQADPEVSMKEHEFITANSENLVKALGLPYRVVLVCGGDLGQPQKRKYDIECWMPSRGGYGETHSSSKFHDFQARRLKLRYRDKNGAVQFCHTLNNTFVATPRILISVLECNQRKDGSVVIPEVLKKFMGGIEVIEPKK; encoded by the coding sequence ATGCTCGATATACGATTTATCAGGGAAAACGCCGACCTCGTAAAAGAGGGGGCGCGGAAAAAACGTATCGAAGTGGATATCGACCGTCTTTTAGTGGTGGATGATCAGCGCCGTAAGCTCCTTGCCGAATCGGAAAGCCTCAAGGCCGAAAAAAACGCCGCAAGCCAGAAAATCGCTGTTCTCAAGGGCGATGAGAAAGCCGAGGCGATCGCCCTTATGAAGCAGGTCTCGGAACGGATCAAGGAAATGGATTCGGCTCTCGAATCGATTGTCGCCGAATTCAACGACCTCATGCTGCGGGTTCCCAATCCGCCCGACGACGATGTTCCCGAGGGTGCCGATGACCGTGACAATGTCGAGATCAGGCGCGGCGGAACGATTCCCGATTTCGGATTCGCGCCCCGCGACCATGTCGAACTCGGCGAGCTTCTCGACATTATCGATATTCCACGAGGCGTAAAGCTTGCCGGCGCCCGTTCGTATATTCTCAAAAACGAGGGAGTGCTCCTCGAATACGCCGTCCTCATGTACGCGCTCGAAACCATGGTCAAGCTCGGATTTACGCCCATGATCGTGCCGCATCTCGTGAAAGATATCGCCATGATCGGTACGGCTTATTTCCCCGGAGGCGAGGAGCAGGCTTATGCGTGCGAGCGTGACGGGCTCTACCTCATCGGCACGGCGGAGGTTCCGGTAACATCGTATCACTACGACGAGATACTCAACGAGAAGGATCTCCCGCTCCATTACTGCGGTATCTCACCCTGCTACCGCCGTGAGGCAGGTACCTATGGCAAGGACACCAAGGGTCTCTACCGTATTCACCAGTTTCAGAAGGTCGAGCAGGTCATCGTATGCCAGGCCGACCCCGAGGTCTCGATGAAAGAGCACGAGTTCATCACGGCCAACTCGGAAAACCTGGTCAAAGCCCTCGGTCTACCCTATCGCGTCGTACTCGTCTGCGGCGGCGACCTTGGGCAGCCCCAGAAGCGTAAATACGACATCGAGTGCTGGATGCCCTCGCGCGGTGGTTATGGCGAGACCCATTCATCGAGCAAATTCCACGATTTCCAGGCGCGAAGACTCAAACTGAGATACCGCGACAAAAACGGCGCCGTGCAGTTCTGTCATACGCTCAACAACACGTTTGTCGCAACGCCGCGGATTCTCATTTCTGTGCTCGAGTGCAACCAGCGAAAGGACGGCTCTGTCGTCATACCGGAAGTGCTGAAGAAATTCATGGGAGGCATCGAGGTCATCGAACCGAAAAAGTGA
- the eno gene encoding phosphopyruvate hydratase has translation MTSIINVEGREILDSRGNPTVEVEVVLECGSIGRACVPSGASTGENEAVELRDGDPARYGGKGVLKAVENVNNIIAPEVELMDATDQLGVDKTMIQLDGTENKGNLGANAILGVSMAVARAAAEAVGLPLYQYLGGIHARLLPTPMMNILNGGKHADNNVDLQEFMVMPVGAPTFREALRMGAEVFHSLKSVLKKKGYNTSVGDEGGFAPNLKSNEEALMVIIEAIGKAGYKPGDDVMIALDPAASSFFDKEQNLYVLEGEGGRKLTSEGMVDYYTGLVGKYPIISIEDGLDENDWSGFKLMTKKLGSKIQIVGDDLFVTNTKFLRKGIETKAANSILVKVNQIGTISESFDAIEMAMKAGFTAVVSHRSGETEDSTIADIVVAANTGQIKTGSASRSDRIAKYNQLLRIEDELGENAQYAGKNAFYSIK, from the coding sequence ATGACAAGCATTATAAACGTTGAAGGACGTGAAATCCTCGATTCGAGGGGCAATCCCACCGTGGAAGTGGAAGTGGTGCTCGAATGCGGTTCCATCGGCAGAGCTTGTGTGCCTTCGGGTGCGTCTACAGGGGAGAACGAGGCGGTCGAGCTCCGCGATGGCGATCCTGCCCGTTACGGCGGAAAGGGAGTACTCAAGGCTGTTGAAAACGTCAACAACATCATAGCCCCGGAAGTCGAGCTCATGGATGCCACCGACCAACTCGGCGTCGACAAGACCATGATTCAACTCGACGGCACCGAAAACAAGGGGAATTTAGGCGCCAACGCTATCCTCGGCGTTTCGATGGCAGTCGCCCGCGCGGCGGCGGAAGCTGTTGGGCTTCCGCTGTACCAGTACCTGGGCGGCATTCATGCGCGGCTCCTTCCCACACCGATGATGAACATCCTCAATGGCGGCAAACACGCCGACAACAATGTCGACCTTCAGGAATTCATGGTCATGCCGGTCGGGGCTCCGACATTCCGTGAAGCGCTCCGGATGGGCGCCGAGGTTTTTCATTCCCTCAAATCGGTGCTCAAGAAGAAGGGTTACAATACTTCGGTCGGCGATGAGGGCGGTTTCGCACCCAACCTCAAATCGAACGAGGAAGCCCTCATGGTCATCATCGAAGCGATCGGCAAAGCCGGTTACAAGCCCGGCGACGATGTCATGATCGCGCTCGACCCGGCGGCAAGCTCGTTCTTTGACAAAGAGCAGAACCTGTATGTTCTCGAAGGTGAAGGCGGCCGTAAGCTGACCAGCGAAGGTATGGTCGACTACTATACCGGTCTCGTCGGCAAATACCCGATTATTTCCATCGAGGACGGTCTCGATGAGAACGACTGGAGCGGTTTCAAGCTCATGACCAAGAAACTCGGCAGCAAAATCCAGATTGTCGGCGACGACCTGTTCGTGACCAACACCAAATTCCTCAGAAAAGGTATCGAGACCAAGGCGGCCAATTCGATCCTCGTAAAGGTCAACCAGATCGGCACCATCTCTGAGTCGTTCGACGCTATCGAGATGGCGATGAAAGCCGGATTTACTGCCGTTGTATCGCATCGTTCGGGTGAAACCGAGGATTCGACCATCGCCGATATCGTGGTCGCCGCAAATACAGGGCAGATCAAGACCGGTTCGGCGAGCCGCTCGGACCGTATCGCGAAATACAACCAGCTCCTCCGCATCGAGGACGAGTTGGGTGAAAATGCACAGTATGCGGGAAAGAACGCTTTTTATTCAATAAAGTGA
- the lysA gene encoding diaminopimelate decarboxylase, producing MHWFQYKNGVLNGDDVPLPDVAERFGTPSFVYSRATIDRHIATIDGAFRDIDHLTCYSLKANSCGTLLRILAEHGLGADIVSGGELYRALRAGIPAERIVYSGVGKTEAEIRYALESGILALNIESESELHTVNRIAGTMKLRAPVSFRINPDVDPKTHPYISTGLKKNKFGIPHSEALQIYREAAAMPDIEIVGIDAHIGSQLIDVSPYREAAGKIVSLIDEIRGLDIDLKFVDIGGGLGIRYEDENPPDPGEWAAMIIPVLKKTGCRLIIEPGRSLIGNAGVLLTRVLYIKTSGDKTFVIVDAGMNDIVRPSLYGAFHDIIPVHDIKGERRTVDVVGPICESGDFIAKDRLMCMPSEGDLLAVMSAGAYGMSMSSNYNSRLRAAEVMVHNDTAELVTSRETYEDLVAREKF from the coding sequence ATGCACTGGTTTCAATACAAAAACGGGGTTCTTAACGGCGACGATGTTCCGCTGCCCGATGTCGCGGAACGTTTTGGAACTCCATCGTTCGTTTATTCGCGGGCGACGATAGACCGTCACATCGCGACGATCGACGGCGCTTTCAGAGATATCGACCACCTCACCTGCTATTCCCTCAAGGCGAATTCCTGCGGTACTCTGCTCCGTATACTTGCCGAACACGGGCTCGGCGCCGACATCGTCTCGGGCGGGGAACTTTATCGAGCTCTCCGGGCAGGGATACCCGCTGAACGAATCGTGTACTCGGGAGTGGGGAAAACCGAGGCAGAAATCCGTTACGCCCTAGAATCCGGGATTCTCGCCCTCAATATAGAATCGGAATCGGAGCTTCATACGGTCAACCGTATCGCGGGAACGATGAAACTCAGGGCGCCGGTTTCATTCCGCATCAATCCCGATGTCGATCCGAAAACCCACCCGTATATCTCGACCGGGCTCAAGAAGAATAAATTCGGAATTCCGCACAGCGAAGCACTGCAAATCTACCGTGAAGCGGCGGCGATGCCGGACATCGAAATCGTCGGAATCGATGCCCATATCGGCAGCCAGCTCATCGATGTTTCGCCCTACCGTGAGGCGGCCGGAAAGATAGTGAGTCTGATCGATGAAATCCGGGGACTCGATATCGATTTGAAGTTCGTTGACATCGGCGGCGGACTCGGTATCCGGTATGAGGATGAAAATCCTCCCGATCCGGGCGAATGGGCGGCTATGATCATTCCGGTGCTCAAAAAAACTGGCTGCCGGCTCATTATCGAGCCGGGACGGTCGCTTATCGGTAACGCCGGAGTGCTTCTCACCCGCGTACTTTACATCAAAACAAGCGGAGATAAGACATTCGTGATTGTCGACGCTGGTATGAACGATATAGTCCGGCCATCCCTGTATGGCGCCTTTCATGACATCATCCCCGTGCACGACATAAAGGGAGAACGCCGGACGGTCGATGTGGTCGGCCCGATCTGCGAGTCGGGGGATTTCATTGCAAAGGACCGTCTCATGTGCATGCCCAGTGAGGGCGATCTGCTCGCTGTCATGAGCGCCGGGGCGTACGGGATGTCGATGTCCTCGAACTACAATTCACGGCTCCGGGCTGCGGAGGTCATGGTTCACAATGACACGGCGGAACTCGTCACCTCACGGGAGACGTACGAAGACCTTGTGGCACGGGAAAAGTTTTAA
- a CDS encoding four helix bundle protein: MKKIVGQNKMEESTKQIKTFRDLIVWQKSMNLVTDMYKLSKSFPADETYGLMLQIRRCVISIPSNIAEGYGRSTTSENIRFLRIATGSLYELQTQVEIALNLGYMDKSKFDTFYESTRELERLLSSLTKKLLERRSQ; encoded by the coding sequence ATGAAAAAGATAGTGGGACAGAACAAAATGGAAGAGAGTACCAAACAAATCAAAACATTCAGAGACCTGATAGTATGGCAGAAGTCAATGAATCTGGTTACAGATATGTATAAACTCTCTAAATCATTTCCTGCTGACGAAACATACGGTTTAATGTTACAGATAAGACGGTGTGTAATTTCTATCCCAAGTAATATTGCAGAAGGATACGGTCGTTCGACAACAAGTGAAAATATCCGTTTTCTAAGGATTGCCACGGGGTCTCTCTATGAATTGCAAACCCAGGTTGAGATTGCCTTGAACCTTGGGTATATGGATAAAAGCAAATTTGATACATTCTATGAGTCAACACGGGAACTTGAACGATTACTGAGCAGTCTGACTAAAAAATTACTCGAAAGACGATCGCAATGA